CCACTCTTTGGATAGATGGTTTAAAAAGTGTTATTTTTGTTAGGATCTCTTTGGTTGAATGGATGTACGTATATTATATTAATTGCCTTAAAAAGGGAAACCGCAAAACaaacgatccatccatccatccatttaccaccgcttgtcccttttggggtcgcggggtgtgccgaagcctatctcagctgcatttaaaCCAAGGGTCTCAAACACacagcccgcgggccaattgcggcccgcaccttaatatgaatatttaatgttagtgcggcccgcaagttttacatGACTGGCGCTTTACAGTGTCATACTTTTAGACCCTCGATTTTTCCAGGATTCTCCCCATGTTAGAGCCACTCCAGGGATAATGTTCTCTTAAATTTCACCTTAACAAAAATATTAGGAGGGCACCGTCATTAGCGTCCTCTTCATCCTGTACAGACAAGTCCTAGGCCAGCCACATATTGTAGTCAGTATGGATAGATACAATGAGCGACTGCAAgtcatagttgatcaacagccttacaagtcacactgagggtggctatataaacaactttaacagtgttacaaatatgcttcacaccaaacaagaatgaaaaacacattttgggagaacatctgcattgtaacacaacataaacacaacagaacaaatacccagaatcccatgcagccctgactcttccgggctacgatGTACTCCCCCACCCCAAACACCACCCCTTATTgtaacccggaagagttagggctgtatttgatcctgggtatttgttcttttgtgttttggatgttctcccaaattgtgtttgtcaaacttgtttggtgtgggttcacagtgtggcgcatatttgtaacagtgataaagttgtttatacggccaccctcagtgtgacctgtatggctgttgaataagtatgtcttgcagtcgcttcagTGAGtgtgcagaagcctcatacaatatgtaaCTGGGtctgcacactgtttgtatggcgggaaagcggacgagacggcaagTCGAAAAGAACGCTAAAGACATTGCCATCACTACACATCCTTACTATTGTTGTCctggtgaaaaccgggagaatgatttccCTGGGGAATggacgggaggggcactgataatCGGGCGTTTCCCGGTAGAATCGCTAGAGTCGACAAGTATGTTACTAGGGCGGGAAagtcattcaaagaaggtgaaatcATCAAAATGCGCACGTTAtattttttacaagaaaactttgaGACCCAAGATTTAAACTTATCACACCAAAAATCAAACCTATCCATGCCATCTGTcatgaaataaaacaataaaataaacaatcaatcaatcaatcaatcaatgtttatttatatagccccaaatcacaaatgtctcaaaggactgcacaaatcattacgactacaacatcctcggaagaacccacaaaagggcaaggaaaactcacacccagtgggcagggagaattcacatccagtgggacgccagtgacaatgctgactatgagaaaccttggagaggacctcagatgtgggcaacccccccccccccccctctaggggaccgaaagcaatggatgtcgagcgggtctaacatgatactgtgaaagttcaatccatagtggctccaagacagcagcgagagtcccgtccacaggaaaccatctcaagcggatcagcagcgtagagatgtccccaaccgatacaggtgagcggtccatcctgggtcccgacgagcggtccatcctgggtctcgactctggacagccagtacttcatccatggtcatcggaccggaccccctccacaaaggagggggggacataggagaaagaaaagaagcggcagatcaactggtctaaaaaggaggtctaattaaaggctagagtatacagatgagttttaaggtgagactgaaatgcttctattgaggtagcatctcgaactgttaccgggagggcattcctgagtactggagcccgaacggaaaacgctctatagcccgcagactttttttgagctctaggaatcactaataagccggagtcttttgaacgcagattacaACTAAACAATAACAGCAATACTTGTCCGAAAATCAATGTTAGAACTGTTTTCTGCATGATTCCAATCAATTTCAAGCATTTCTTGGGGTAAAAAAATAAAGATCACTGAATTTGCACATATAAGGGCAAAAAACCAAAGCGAGTTGACACCTAGAATATGCAACCTCTCACAAAATGGTCGACTTGCCGATGACTTTTTGTTTTTCAGTATGTCGCTGCAATAAAAAGTTTGCAGGAATACTTTTTGTCATGCCCTTCTACAGCCGGTGTAATGTGACGTGTGTGACATCTATAATCTCGCTGATTGGAACTGTAAAACTGAACAGAATAACCATAAAGAGACCTAAATCTGACtccttaccatccatccatctgttttctgcCACCTGTCcgtttcggggttgcggggggtgctggagcctatcccagctgcattcgggcggaaggcggtgtacaccctggacaagttgccacctcatcacagggccaacacagacagacaacattcacactcacattcacacactaaggccaattagTAGCaggcctaggtattcattaaaaacaaggcagaggttggtACATCTTTAGTCCCTGGAGTTTTTTCAAAGATGGAAAAAAAGATGGGGGGGGATATTTGTAGGAGAACAgaaaatgacacaaaccttcctatttGTTAGAAAGCCCATTGTTTAATACGTTACTCTTTATGCGTCACTCATGAGAgtatttgtcctactaattttggcggtccttgaacccaCCGTTGTTTGttcacatgtacaactttctccgacgctgccacagaaagacgttttttggtttttttgccATTctctctttgtctcattttgtccaccaaatgttttatgctgtgcgcaaATGCACAAAGGGgatctttgttgatgttattgacttgtgtggagtgctaataatccatgctaacatgcaatttaggctagctgtgtgtacatagtGCATCATTATGGCTCGTTTGTAGCAAGATttgagttgatttaatttcctttacttattttGCCTCtgtatttaattcatatttacatgtctcatgacacaatatatgtatgtagtattggctgcatttatgtgtcatgttgttccagaccacagcaaacattacccggCTGGAAAAAGATTGTAATTAATCCaatagaagacagcctgccgtttcctttaacttgggcacACACATCTATAACTTTGGCCGTTTTACGCCAGTCATTTCTAGgaattatctcaccctctgagacacttacttaatgtgttgccttcattataacacttacataaggcatttaaagtagttttgatagtaggctaatattactagtatagacacttacatcatgtgttgtcttcattctaacacttatataagacttttaaagtcattttgatagtaggctaatacaactaatatgtacacttacatcatgtgttgcctcattataacatttatataagacttttaaagtcattgtgatagtaggctaatagaactaatacagacacttacttaaggtgttgtcttcattagatcacttatataagacttttaaagtaattttgatagtaggctaaaacagCTAATATATAGACACTTagttaatgtgttgtcttcattataacacttatataagacttttaaagtaattttgatagtaagctaatacagCTAAAACAGACACTCAAGGTGTTGTCTTCATTagatcacttatataagacttttaaagtcattttaatggtaagctaataaaaataatacagacacttacttaaggtgttgtcttcattagatcacttatataagacttttaaagtaatgttgatagtaagctaatatagttaatatagacacttaatgtGTGCCTTCGTTCTaacacttataagacttttaaagtaatttttagagTAGGCTAAGACAACTAATAtggatacttacatcatgttttgccttcattataacacttatataagacttttagagtcattttaatagtaagctaatataatacaaacacttacatcatgtgttgtcttcattataacactcatacgATACGTTTAAGgtaatgttgatagtaggctaatatagctaatataggcacttaatgtgttgtcttcagtacaacacttatatacaacttttaaagtcattttgatagtaggctaatacagctaataaagacacttacatcatgtgttgtcttcattataatacttatataagacttttaaagtcattttgaaagtaggctaatatagttaatatagacacttaatgtgtgccttcattctaacacttcaatacttttaaagtcattttgatagtaggctaatacaactaatatggacacttacatcatgtgttgccttcattataacatttatataagacttttaaagtcattttgatagttggctaatataaTACAAACACTTacacaatgtgttgtcttcattataacacttatataatacttttaaagtaattttgatggtaggcaaataaactaataaagacactttcatcacgtgttgccttcattgtaagacttatacgacttttaaagtaattttgatagtaggctaatacaactaaaatAAACACTTCattaatgtgttgccttcgttagaACActaggcttttaactttttgcgactccagacagattagttttttttgtattttggggccaacatggctctttcaacatgtcgggttgccgacccccgcactCAGAAAAATAATCACTTTAGCTAACAAAGGAATTTGTTGTGGCTTTCATTCCAGACTGGTCTGAGACACAAACTCCGGATGCTTCCAGGGAAAATGGTCAACACTGTCTACAGTGATGAGGAGAAGGGAATCCAAGACAGGGAAAGCAAAGAGGAGACCATCTTGGCCATGTTGGGCATCATTGGGACCATTCTCAACCTGCTAGTCATCATCTTTGTCTACATCTACACCACGTTGTAGAGCGCTCTGCTTTTGCAGCGCTGGACCGCCAAGCTGCGGCCATGTGGACCAATGAGGAGACAGGCAGAGGAGCGCGTTGGCGGACAGAAGCCAAGCCATACAAACATCCAGTTAGTTGGGACTTGTACATAATGCATGAAGACTGCGGGCCGATCAGGCTTTAAGGAGCAGCTTTTCTCCACTCATGGACATCAAAAGATGGCAAATACttcttttttaatgaatattattAAGTCAAATAAAGCTGTAACGTGTGCTTTTAATTCAACATGCGGGTTTTGGGGctttttctaaaaatattttCTCAATAAAACCTGTGTCTTTTTGACCAGACGTGTGTAAAAGATCAGATATGATCATACAGTTGACTTTTAAAATGTGGTCGTTTTTGTGCTATATTcttgaggagaaaaaaaaagtgtgtaaatTTGTGtaaaactttgttaaaaagaGATTTCATGGAATTTTATGGATATATCACTAAATATATTTCATTTCATATTTCAAGAACAAGGGAGAATTTGAACTCGTTTATATAAGAAACATTTTTTGACTACATTTCACATTACTAACATTTTATTTGTGAGTaaatcaacagcgcctctgctggtccCAGCCCTGTACTGCAATCAGTTTTGAGTGCAGTACATGGCTGgcaccagcagaggcgctgttgatttagacaattttttattaaaggcctactgaaattagattttcttatttaaacggggatagcaggtccattctatgagtcatactcgatcattttgcgatattgccatatttttgctgaaatgatttagtagagaacatcgacgataaagttcgcaacttttggtcgctaataaaaagcttTGCCTTCACGGGAAGTATGTGCACgggacgtcaccggtgtgagggctcctcacattctcacattgtttataatgtgagccaccagcagtaagagcaattcggacaatttccccattaatttgagcgaggatgaaagatttgtggatgaggatattgatagtgaaggactagaaaaaaataaaataaaataaaaagcgacggctccgggcggcggcagtgtgagcgtttcagatgaaattagacacatttactaggataattctggaagatcccttatctgcttattgtgttactagcattttagtgagattgtaaagacatacctgatagtcatatggctgcggtgaacacgccagtgtctcagagagaagccgaggagctaagctcacagctgtcttttatgacagctactgcaggaggacgaataatccactgtctccggtaagatatatatcacaattttcccatccaaaaacatgctggatgacgtagacaaacatgttggtttgaccgctctgtgttaaagcttcacaacaaacaaagaaacatcggctgtgtctcggtgctaaaggcagctgccaACAGCATTGGTCTTTATAGtctgcattattaattgaacaaattgcaaaagattcagcaacacaaacgtccaaattactgtgtaattatgtgatgaaaagagacgacttttagccgtaagtggtgctgagctagtatgtcccctccaaccaataacgtcacaaacatacgcgtcatcattccgcgacgttttcaaccagaaactccgtgggaaatttaatttagtaaactaaacgggccgtattggcatctgttgcaatgttaaaatttcatcattgatatataaactatcagactgcgtggtcggtagtagtgggtttcagtaggcctttataagaAAAAtcatacaattaattaatttttcaaactgagactcactggccgtagctcattttctgtgaagaacatatatcagaatacatatttaatgaccacacaccatacaaaaataaacctactcagtggcctactggATAGagtgtcctgagatcggtaggtcatgagttcaaaacccggccgagtcataccaaatactaaaaaaatgggactcattagctctctgcttggcactaagcatcaagggctggaattgggggttaaatcaccaaaatgatttccgggcacggccaccgctgttgctcactgctcccctcacctcccagtgggttgagggcgatggatcaaatgcagaggataatctcaccatacctagtgtgtgtgacaatcattggtactttaactttttttttttttttaatcatcactAAAACGACTTGGTGGTAGTTTATCATCTATGTTTAGCAACATTTAGTAACACAATTCTAAAATTGACCTGTGTTCGAAAAACAAACACTCCTATTCAAgacttgtttttggaaaaatgtttCAGGGTTGTTTAcagtaaaaaatcaaatttgcTTGCATGTGTGAGTGTTAGGTAGAAAAGCGGTGACTTTCTTGGAGAACACTCATttgatttgcaaaataaaaaaaagtcagttAGTTCTCGCAAAAAAACAAATCCTGTCTTTTACTTGAGTCAATAAGGTATATGTTTTTTATATTCATGTAAAAGTCATTGAATTACTTTACAGATGCTACTGATGTGATCCCATTCCGGATCACATCTTGAGTTTATGTTTAAGTCCCTTTTTGTGTTTTGCTTATTTCTGGACTCCGCCGATCCCTTTGTTTtcatttgtcaccatggcgacttaatTTTCTCCTCCTGCACACACCTGTTTGtgattattgtttgagtatttaagcccgcctgctaccttagttcgttctggatgttttgtttgctctatgcaacagttGCGTTGGTTCTTGCTTTTTGTATTAACCTTGCTAAGTCCTAGCTTAGCTTCCGCGCACTTTTGTGGACTGtgaactcgactcttgctaaACTTTAGCATTTAGCTCTCCGTGCTTTGGCACGCCTTTGTTTTACCTTTTGTCAagtgttattttgtattttgtatattaaacaagctcctacctgcaatcctgccggCTCCTAGTCCTGTAGCATCCGGGGGTGACAACTCACGCGCACCACAATGCGTCCAAGACGCAACAGCTACGATGTACACGTACAATTGAGTTCTAGGTTATTTTATATTCATGTAAATGTCATTGaatta
The sequence above is drawn from the Nerophis ophidion isolate RoL-2023_Sa linkage group LG03, RoL_Noph_v1.0, whole genome shotgun sequence genome and encodes:
- the LOC133550037 gene encoding protein TUNAR-like encodes the protein MSMLFLILCKTGLRHKLRMLPGKMVNTVYSDEEKGIQDRESKEETILAMLGIIGTILNLLVIIFVYIYTTL